In a single window of the Penaeus chinensis breed Huanghai No. 1 chromosome 4, ASM1920278v2, whole genome shotgun sequence genome:
- the LOC125025238 gene encoding activating signal cointegrator 1 complex subunit 2 homolog: MPKTQRNCPRPRENTQHPEKLSKTQRNCPRPRETSDPEKLPNTQRKCPRPRETIQDPEKVPKTQRNYPRPRETIQDPEKLPRETAKDPEKLPKTQRKYPRSRDTTQDPEKLPKIHRKCPRPRETTQDPEKLSKTQRNCPRPRETTQRNCPRPRKTTQDAEKLPKTQRNCPRHRENAQDPEKLPKIQRNCPRPRETIQASEKLPKTQRNYPEKLPKIQRHCPRPRETIQDPEKVPKIQRKPRENAQDSEKMPKTQRNCPRPRETAQDPEKVPKIQRKPRETIQNPEKLPQDPEKLSKTQRNCRRPGESNTFANFRRHTSSKGTVRFSGSSANCIDPDNASFNFY; the protein is encoded by the exons atgcccaagacccagagaaactgccCAAGACCAAGAGAAAATACCCAACACCCAGAGAAACTATCCAAAACCCAGAGAAACTGCCCAAGGCCCAGAGAAACTAGCGACCCAGAGAAACTGCCCAATACACAGAGAAAATGCCCAAGACCTAGAGAAACTATCCAAGACCCAGAGAAAGtgcccaagacccagagaaactacCCAAGACCTAGAGAAACTatccaagacccagagaaact acccagagaaactgccAAAGACCCAGAGAAATTACCAAAGACCCAGAGAAAGTACCCAAGATCCAGAGACACtacccaagacccagagaaactgccCAAGATCCATAGAAAAtgcccaagacccagagaaactacccaagacccagagaaactatCCAAGACCCAGCGAAActgcccaagacccagagaaact acccagagaaactgccCAAGACCCAGAAAAACTACCCAAGATGCAGAGAAActgcccaagacccagagaaactgccCAAGACACAGAGAAAAtgcccaagacccagagaaactacCCAAGATCCAGAGAAActgcccaagacccagagaaactatCCAAGCCTCAGAGAAActgcccaagacccagagaaact acccagagaaactgccCAAGATCCAGAGACActgcccaagacccagagaaactatCCAAGACCCAGAGAAAGTACCCAAGATCCAGAGAAA acccagagaaaaTGCCCAAGACTCAGAGAAAATGCCCAAGACTCAGAGAAActgcccaagacccagagaaactgccCAAGACCCTGAGAAAGTACCCAAGATCCAGAGAAA acccagagaaactatCCAAAACCCAGAGAAACTGccccaagacccagagaaactatccaagacccagagaaactgccGAAGACCCGGAGAATCAAACACTTTTGCTAATTTCAGGAGGCATACAA GTTCCAAAG GAACAGTGAGGTTTTCCGGCTCCTCGGCAAATTGCATTGACCCAGACAATGCCTCATTCAACTTTTATTAA